Proteins from a single region of Bacteroidales bacterium:
- a CDS encoding response regulator, with the protein MINVLIVEDEYTIALDIEERLKQMKFSVAGIAAGYDKALPILFNKNPDIVLLDINLGDGKSGIDLAELIHKKFDIPVIFLSAYSDDATFKKAQAANPMGFIIKPFKDEDLDHGIKLALQRYKEIKQNDNISRQTNIEINTTDNFVFIKDKGQILRINKKEILWLEAMDNYTIVHILKEKHIVNSFLKDVLAKLNSRNFFRIHKSHAVALDKITKIEDNLIFIDKIYLIISRKYKKELMDRLNLL; encoded by the coding sequence ATACTATTGCTTTAGATATTGAAGAACGCTTAAAGCAAATGAAATTTTCCGTAGCAGGTATTGCTGCCGGGTATGATAAAGCTTTGCCGATATTATTCAATAAAAACCCGGATATTGTATTATTGGACATTAATCTCGGCGACGGAAAATCGGGAATTGATTTAGCTGAATTAATTCATAAGAAATTTGATATTCCGGTAATATTTTTATCAGCCTATTCTGACGATGCTACATTTAAAAAAGCACAAGCAGCAAATCCAATGGGATTTATTATTAAACCTTTTAAAGATGAAGACCTTGATCACGGAATAAAATTAGCATTACAGCGCTATAAAGAAATTAAACAAAATGATAATATAAGCCGGCAAACAAATATCGAAATTAATACAACAGATAATTTTGTTTTTATAAAAGACAAAGGACAAATTTTGCGTATTAATAAAAAAGAAATTCTTTGGTTGGAAGCTATGGATAACTATACAATTGTTCATATACTTAAAGAAAAACATATAGTAAATTCATTTTTAAAAGATGTTTTGGCAAAATTGAATTCAAGAAATTTTTTCAGGATTCATAAATCACATGCTGTTGCGTTGGATAAAATTACTAAAATTGAAGATAATCTGATTTTTATTGATAAGATATATTTAATCATCAGCAGAAAATATAAAAAGGAACTTATGGATAGGTTGAATTTATTGTAG